The following are from one region of the Candidatus Hydrogenedentota bacterium genome:
- a CDS encoding site-2 protease family protein encodes MKWSWRAGSLFGIAVYIHWTFVILLGWIALGHVQSNGSLLQFVVGIVSISVLFGVVLLHELGHSLMARRYGIQTKDITLLPIGGVARLERMPDKPRQEFWVAIAGPAVNVALAVISGIILFIGYGHVPMLGGIGFETPPLEQFFFVNVYLVLFNMLPAFPMDGGRVLRAILASRLPYAQATRIAASVGQAMALLFVLAGFMTGNFMLFFIAMFVWLGAEGEASMAQVKSALGDATVRQAMITRFRSLSPHDPLSAAVDDIFSGFQQDFPVLDHVGRIVGILTYAGLIKALSDSGPRLPVANAMSNEIGMCSPTDRLEEVLPKLQASASSTFAVMDHGVLVGLLTLGNLSEFIMVRSAMQQGANQVNPL; translated from the coding sequence ATGAAATGGTCATGGCGGGCAGGTTCCCTGTTCGGAATCGCCGTATACATACATTGGACGTTCGTCATTCTGTTGGGCTGGATTGCGCTGGGGCACGTTCAGTCGAATGGCAGTCTGCTGCAGTTCGTCGTGGGAATCGTCTCGATCTCCGTCCTGTTCGGCGTGGTCCTGCTGCACGAACTGGGGCACAGCCTCATGGCGCGGCGGTACGGAATTCAGACAAAGGACATTACCCTGCTGCCCATTGGCGGCGTCGCCCGGCTCGAACGCATGCCGGACAAGCCGCGCCAGGAATTCTGGGTGGCAATTGCCGGTCCCGCGGTGAACGTCGCCCTCGCGGTCATCTCGGGCATTATCCTTTTTATTGGTTACGGGCACGTTCCCATGCTGGGCGGAATCGGGTTCGAGACGCCGCCGCTCGAGCAGTTCTTCTTCGTGAACGTCTATCTTGTCTTGTTCAATATGCTGCCCGCATTCCCGATGGATGGAGGACGCGTGTTGCGGGCAATCCTGGCCTCAAGACTTCCCTACGCTCAGGCCACGCGGATCGCCGCAAGCGTGGGGCAGGCGATGGCGCTGCTCTTTGTCCTCGCCGGATTCATGACGGGCAACTTTATGCTGTTCTTCATCGCGATGTTCGTGTGGCTGGGTGCCGAGGGCGAGGCGTCCATGGCGCAGGTGAAGTCCGCGCTTGGCGACGCAACCGTGCGCCAGGCGATGATTACCCGGTTTCGCTCGCTGTCGCCGCACGACCCGCTGTCCGCTGCCGTTGACGATATTTTCAGCGGCTTCCAGCAGGATTTCCCCGTGCTCGACCATGTCGGACGGATTGTCGGAATACTCACCTACGCTGGACTCATCAAGGCGCTGAGCGACAGCGGCCCGCGCCTGCCCGTCGCAAATGCGATGTCCAACGAAATCGGCATGTGCAGTCCCACGGACCGTTTGGAGGAGGTACTGCCGAAATTGCAGGCCAGCGCTTCGTCAACGTTTGCAGTGATGGACCATGGCGTGCTGGTTGGACTGCTGACGCTGGGCAATCTGTCGGAGTTCATCATGGTGCGCAGCGCGATGCAACAGGGCGCCAATCAAGTGAACCCGCTGTAG
- a CDS encoding type II secretion system protein GspG, which produces MTSRTRSRVIVTLALLGMCAFGIVLGFIAYSVSVPKGSPKAQMNRTEAALTLLVTALETYKTDLDAYPPGGQTGLRMATKHLSRNVNYVPTDESLDAWGQPFVYVPHSEYGTPNSGALEDDGEYFAPETYQVYSIGMDGDAGINSIEKRADNISNWDASKPWRETYQRRHQQYFLESGTRQ; this is translated from the coding sequence TTGACTTCTAGGACCCGCAGCAGGGTCATCGTGACCTTGGCGCTCTTGGGCATGTGCGCGTTCGGAATCGTACTTGGGTTCATCGCGTACTCGGTGTCCGTCCCGAAGGGGTCGCCCAAGGCGCAGATGAACCGAACGGAAGCGGCGCTGACGCTGCTGGTGACGGCGCTTGAAACGTACAAGACTGACCTCGATGCATATCCGCCCGGAGGACAGACGGGTTTGCGCATGGCCACAAAGCATCTCTCCCGCAATGTGAATTACGTGCCAACGGACGAGTCGCTCGATGCGTGGGGCCAGCCGTTCGTGTATGTCCCCCACTCCGAATACGGCACACCGAACTCCGGCGCGTTGGAAGACGACGGCGAGTATTTCGCCCCGGAAACATACCAAGTCTATTCAATCGGCATGGATGGCGACGCCGGCATAAACTCCATCGAGAAGCGTGCCGACAACATTTCGAATTGGGACGCGTCGAAGCCGTGGCGTGAAACGTATCAGCGACGCCATCAGCAGTATTTCTTGGAGAGCGGCACGCGGCAATAG
- a CDS encoding PilZ domain-containing protein has protein sequence MGSGSLTGVLFWTVIVCAVLLTLAVVVEWIRQWRAKRARVVGMWDAVSKIAQEKELTTEEQSVLHKLLRRWSPGEPHRAATVHQYFDECVDEEMDALRAKGDLAEFERVGTVLRDIRTRLALDMVPIGQRIFSTRQLYSPQEVWFVDAAESPPRWKRGLVQGVNEAYFGVGMAVDVEPPRYSEGGDVRFRLYRDDDARYSFTAKFVRRESEPVGLTFAHTAELERIQSREHYRVRHEQSTNVGVMDGPVDGAVSETDTPRRIVTRLRGKIVNISAGGLAVVVPQPVPSQVMLRVTVDLPLERTQSFEVDVRIVAVNPLPAGRYLVRAAYVSIDDENREAVARYVMHKQQQYIEMTGQAG, from the coding sequence ATGGGTTCTGGTTCGCTAACCGGGGTGTTGTTCTGGACGGTCATTGTCTGCGCCGTTCTGCTCACGCTTGCGGTGGTGGTGGAATGGATACGCCAATGGCGGGCCAAGCGCGCGCGCGTCGTCGGCATGTGGGATGCCGTCAGCAAGATTGCCCAGGAAAAAGAGCTAACCACAGAAGAACAATCCGTTTTGCACAAACTGCTGCGCCGGTGGTCGCCCGGCGAACCGCACCGCGCCGCGACGGTGCACCAGTATTTCGACGAATGCGTGGACGAGGAGATGGACGCGCTCCGCGCCAAAGGCGACTTGGCGGAGTTCGAACGCGTTGGCACGGTGCTTCGCGACATCCGCACGCGTCTCGCGCTCGATATGGTGCCGATCGGCCAGCGTATTTTTTCAACGCGGCAACTTTACAGTCCGCAGGAGGTGTGGTTTGTCGACGCCGCGGAATCGCCGCCGCGTTGGAAGCGGGGGCTGGTACAGGGCGTGAACGAGGCGTACTTCGGGGTGGGCATGGCGGTGGACGTCGAGCCGCCGCGCTATTCGGAAGGCGGTGACGTCCGATTTCGGCTGTATCGCGACGACGACGCCCGGTACAGCTTCACCGCGAAATTCGTGCGGCGCGAGTCCGAGCCGGTTGGACTTACCTTCGCGCATACCGCCGAACTCGAGCGGATTCAGTCGCGCGAGCACTACCGCGTGCGCCACGAGCAATCGACCAACGTTGGTGTGATGGACGGTCCCGTGGACGGCGCGGTCAGCGAGACCGACACGCCGCGCCGGATCGTCACGCGGCTGCGCGGCAAGATTGTAAACATCAGCGCGGGCGGGCTCGCCGTCGTCGTGCCGCAGCCCGTGCCGTCGCAGGTGATGCTGCGCGTCACCGTCGATCTGCCCCTTGAGCGGACGCAGAGTTTTGAAGTGGACGTGCGCATCGTCGCGGTGAACCCGCTGCCCGCGGGGCGGTACCTGGTGCGTGCGGCGTACGTTTCGATCGACGACGAGAACCGCGAAGCCGTCGCGCGCTACGTGATGCACAAGCAGCAACAGTACATCGAGATGACGGGACAGGCAGGGTAA
- a CDS encoding exo-alpha-sialidase, whose translation MFRSMPILFAVALAAHAALAVGPEFEARFVFDPEQAIEPHGHVHASCIVECPNGDLRAVWYENGRELPDPYFKKDKDKSADVRIGGSRMQRGAQEWEQPFVMADTFGVSDNNPCMVIDSHSRLWLFYPTLLGVPDWTWGSGLVHYRVASRYDHPGRPTWDKSNILVPQTEGPENVIEAALKARKDEGWPDDKIAEARAFVEAQQARPLAARLGWFPRAHPVIRLDGTLVLPLANENTGVVCMAFTNDVGETWTYSKPVPDLFMEQPTIAQYPDGTMTAFFRNDSGRIKRSDSTDGGMTWGQVSRTDRPHPNAGIEAIVLASGKLLLIYNDQEKERDSLAVSLSDDRGTTWKWTRHLEQTKGGRFDYPSVVQGEDGSIHATYSYNLRTIKHVRFNEAWVMEGDQP comes from the coding sequence ATGTTCCGATCAATGCCGATTCTGTTTGCCGTCGCGCTCGCCGCGCACGCCGCCCTTGCGGTAGGGCCCGAGTTCGAGGCGCGGTTTGTATTCGATCCGGAGCAAGCGATCGAGCCGCACGGGCACGTCCACGCGTCGTGCATTGTCGAATGCCCAAACGGCGATTTGCGCGCCGTGTGGTACGAGAACGGGCGCGAGTTGCCCGACCCATACTTTAAGAAGGACAAAGACAAGTCCGCCGACGTGCGCATCGGCGGCAGCCGGATGCAGCGCGGCGCGCAGGAATGGGAGCAGCCATTCGTCATGGCCGATACGTTTGGCGTGTCGGACAATAATCCGTGCATGGTCATCGACAGCCATTCGCGGCTGTGGCTGTTCTATCCGACGTTGCTCGGTGTGCCGGACTGGACCTGGGGGAGCGGCCTGGTCCATTACCGCGTCGCGTCGCGCTACGATCATCCCGGGCGTCCGACGTGGGACAAGTCAAATATCCTCGTGCCGCAGACCGAAGGGCCGGAGAACGTGATCGAGGCGGCGTTGAAAGCGCGCAAGGACGAAGGCTGGCCGGACGACAAAATTGCGGAGGCGCGCGCATTCGTGGAGGCGCAGCAGGCGCGGCCCCTGGCGGCACGACTCGGATGGTTTCCGCGCGCGCACCCTGTAATTCGCCTTGATGGAACCTTGGTCCTGCCGTTGGCGAACGAGAACACTGGGGTCGTGTGCATGGCGTTCACGAACGATGTCGGCGAGACGTGGACGTACTCGAAGCCGGTGCCCGACCTTTTCATGGAACAACCGACGATCGCGCAATACCCCGACGGTACGATGACGGCGTTCTTTCGCAATGACAGCGGCCGTATCAAACGGAGCGACTCGACCGACGGCGGCATGACGTGGGGACAGGTGTCGCGCACCGACAGGCCGCATCCGAATGCAGGAATCGAAGCGATTGTGCTGGCCAGCGGGAAACTTCTGCTGATCTATAACGATCAGGAAAAGGAACGCGACAGCCTGGCCGTGTCGTTGTCGGATGACCGCGGCACGACGTGGAAGTGGACGCGTCATCTCGAACAGACGAAGGGCGGGCGGTTCGACTATCCGTCGGTCGTGCAGGGGGAAGATGGGAGCATTCACGCGACGTACAGCTACAATCTGCGCACGATTAAGCACGTCCGCTTTAACGAGGCGTGGGTGATGGAAGGCGACCAACCGTAG
- a CDS encoding sulfite exporter TauE/SafE family protein: MHELIVVLAFALGGIVHATAGFGSALIAMPILTLAIAPVTATPLQNSVGLFLSAWIWYQHRERWPWRDSIPIILFSLAGIPIGTYALVHFSENVVLGVLGGVLLLYAAFELRGVLLGANWEPASVRRDPTYIGASIAGLLSGILGAAYATNGPPAIIYGRLRRWPRAEFKSVLQSLFLISGAASVLWQGAAGLFTRDVGWYALFAFPGLALGAYIGYRIDRRLDHDQFRNVVLGLLVALGIVLLVRAFA; encoded by the coding sequence GTGCATGAACTAATTGTCGTTCTCGCATTTGCTTTGGGCGGCATTGTTCACGCGACCGCGGGGTTCGGTTCGGCGCTTATCGCGATGCCGATCCTGACGCTTGCGATTGCGCCGGTTACCGCTACACCACTCCAAAACTCCGTCGGCCTGTTTTTATCCGCATGGATTTGGTATCAGCACCGCGAACGGTGGCCCTGGCGCGATTCGATTCCGATCATTCTGTTCTCGCTCGCGGGAATACCGATCGGCACGTATGCGCTCGTGCATTTTTCCGAGAACGTCGTGTTGGGGGTGCTGGGCGGAGTGCTCCTCCTGTACGCGGCATTCGAACTGCGCGGTGTGCTGCTTGGCGCGAATTGGGAGCCTGCGTCGGTCCGAAGAGATCCGACTTATATCGGCGCGTCGATCGCCGGGCTGCTGTCGGGAATTCTTGGCGCGGCGTACGCGACGAACGGCCCGCCTGCCATCATCTACGGGCGCCTCCGCCGTTGGCCGCGGGCCGAGTTTAAGTCGGTGCTTCAGAGTCTGTTTCTTATCAGTGGCGCCGCGTCCGTGTTGTGGCAAGGCGCGGCTGGCCTGTTCACGCGCGACGTCGGGTGGTACGCGCTGTTTGCGTTTCCGGGACTCGCACTCGGCGCGTACATCGGTTACCGTATTGATCGCCGGCTCGACCACGACCAATTTCGGAATGTCGTATTGGGACTGCTCGTCGCGCTGGGCATCGTCCTGCTGGTACGCGCGTTCGCATAG
- a CDS encoding 2-dehydropantoate 2-reductase, with protein MNILIMGAGAIGSVVGGFMAEHGHRVTLIGRADHMNAVANRGLRITGIWGEHHTTQLDARTSVAGIERGAHDLILVSVKAYDTPRAADAIAPLVGGDTLVCSYQNGLGNAEVIAERIGWERTIGARAIYGVVVREPGWVDVTVIANPTALGTYHPVTSTDRVRAVAEAMNATGLPTVYTDKIRTVLWNKVAYNCALNPMSALLDVPYGGLLDTEHTRQTMREIVHELYAVARAMNVPLEPDTPEKYVRHLFEDLIPPTAAHYASMRADFIHRRRTEIDSLNGAISRFGAQHDIPCPANTLLTRLVHAREYALGVR; from the coding sequence ATGAACATTCTAATTATGGGCGCAGGGGCGATTGGGAGCGTTGTGGGCGGGTTCATGGCGGAACACGGCCACCGCGTGACGCTGATTGGCCGGGCCGATCACATGAACGCCGTCGCGAACCGCGGTCTGCGCATCACGGGAATCTGGGGCGAGCACCACACGACCCAACTCGATGCGCGTACGTCCGTGGCGGGGATCGAGCGCGGCGCGCACGACCTGATTCTTGTGAGTGTGAAAGCATACGACACGCCGCGGGCGGCGGACGCCATAGCCCCGCTCGTGGGAGGCGACACGCTGGTCTGCTCGTACCAGAATGGACTGGGCAACGCGGAAGTGATCGCGGAACGCATCGGTTGGGAGCGGACGATTGGCGCGAGGGCGATCTATGGCGTGGTGGTACGCGAACCCGGATGGGTGGACGTGACCGTCATCGCGAACCCGACGGCTCTAGGCACGTATCATCCGGTAACGTCAACCGATCGCGTGCGCGCGGTCGCCGAGGCGATGAACGCGACGGGACTGCCCACTGTGTACACCGATAAGATACGGACGGTGCTGTGGAACAAGGTGGCGTACAACTGCGCGCTGAACCCGATGTCGGCGCTGCTCGACGTGCCCTATGGCGGCCTGCTGGATACGGAGCATACGCGCCAGACCATGCGCGAGATTGTGCACGAACTCTACGCCGTCGCGAGGGCAATGAACGTGCCGCTCGAACCGGACACGCCCGAGAAGTACGTGCGCCATCTGTTCGAGGACCTCATCCCCCCCACCGCCGCGCACTACGCGAGCATGCGCGCGGATTTTATTCACCGGCGCCGCACGGAAATCGATTCGCTGAACGGCGCCATCAGCCGGTTTGGCGCGCAGCACGACATTCCCTGTCCCGCGAATACACTGCTGACGCGGCTTGTACACGCGCGCGAGTACGCCTTGGGTGTGCGGTGA
- a CDS encoding SUMF1/EgtB/PvdO family nonheme iron enzyme: MSLALLSGRNLRCSGRFVALVLFILAAESCFWDPVPPEDPIDSVKWENYPEHEFEYVGPYLPLPDVPIPTDIGSFVLIKGGTFTMGAPPESAKLWKGFTKQRRRLALPQHKETVEDFLLGKYAITAMEYCEFLNDARRKGQSTVTFIKFGNTCPVARSNGGSYNPKAGYEWSEVGPVSYEGAQAYCRWRSERDGRKYRLPTEVEWEYAARGSEGRIYPWGNESPMGRVFLMDVYWEDSWDHGAPIGTYVGRFPKGATPEGVHDMIGGSTEICQNALHQYTVESITANKSIWDEYVKGNWHPPADEWSSAVSGASESPAHRGGMYAVTGGPYIVANGWIRFAGPPMMGGPWDYGGCFRLLCEELSAAPELTSRKTPTPSDPVPSEETVDIPQQEQVPK, encoded by the coding sequence ATGTCGTTGGCGTTGCTATCCGGCAGGAATCTTCGATGTAGTGGGCGCTTCGTCGCGTTGGTGCTTTTCATCCTCGCAGCAGAATCGTGCTTCTGGGATCCAGTCCCTCCCGAAGATCCCATTGATTCCGTCAAATGGGAGAACTATCCCGAGCACGAGTTCGAATATGTAGGCCCTTACCTTCCGCTTCCCGACGTTCCCATTCCGACGGACATAGGCAGCTTCGTGTTAATAAAGGGTGGCACTTTTACAATGGGCGCTCCTCCAGAGTCAGCGAAACTGTGGAAAGGCTTCACAAAACAGAGGCGCAGACTTGCATTGCCACAACATAAGGAGACTGTCGAAGATTTTCTGCTCGGTAAATACGCGATAACAGCAATGGAGTATTGTGAGTTCCTGAACGATGCGCGGCGAAAAGGCCAAAGCACAGTGACGTTTATTAAATTCGGTAACACTTGCCCGGTGGCACGATCCAACGGGGGCAGCTACAATCCCAAAGCGGGATATGAGTGGTCAGAGGTAGGGCCTGTGAGTTATGAGGGCGCACAAGCATATTGCAGATGGCGCTCAGAACGTGACGGCCGTAAGTACCGCCTCCCGACGGAGGTTGAATGGGAGTACGCAGCACGCGGCAGCGAAGGGCGCATTTATCCGTGGGGCAACGAAAGCCCCATGGGAAGAGTTTTTTTGATGGATGTGTACTGGGAAGACTCTTGGGATCATGGAGCCCCGATTGGCACATATGTTGGGAGGTTTCCGAAAGGTGCAACGCCTGAGGGCGTTCACGACATGATTGGTGGCAGCACCGAAATATGCCAGAATGCGTTACACCAATACACTGTGGAAAGCATCACGGCGAACAAGAGCATCTGGGATGAATATGTGAAGGGGAATTGGCATCCACCCGCTGACGAGTGGAGTAGTGCGGTATCTGGCGCTTCAGAATCACCAGCCCATCGCGGAGGAATGTACGCGGTCACGGGTGGCCCATATATTGTGGCTAACGGTTGGATCAGATTTGCCGGTCCACCCATGATGGGTGGGCCGTGGGACTACGGAGGTTGCTTCCGCCTCCTGTGCGAAGAACTCTCTGCGGCACCAGAGCTGACAAGCAGGAAGACTCCGACGCCAAGCGACCCCGTACCGAGCGAAGAAACGGTGGACATCCCGCAGCAGGAGCAAGTGCCGAAATAG
- a CDS encoding SUMF1/EgtB/PvdO family nonheme iron enzyme, whose product MSLVVLASERCRRFGRIAVCVAVATIVHSCIDNWVPNLPEAPIDPVKWENYPEHEFEYAGPYLPLPDVPIPTDIGSFVLIKGGTFTMGAPPESKKVWKGDASLRRTLAQPQHAETIGDFLIGKYLVTATEYCEFLNEQRRAGQSTVTFLQFGEICSIARSNGGDYKPKPGYEWSEVGPVSYEGAQAYCRWVSGRDGRTYRLPTEVEWEYVARGSEGRLYPWGNENPLGRAFLADVYRNSWEEGALTATYVGRFPKGATPDGVHDMICERWEMCQNAFHPYTTESITADAERWAKYVSGTWQPASHQHRRFGGTSGPAMRGGGYLVTRGPYIVANAWSRSPGPPMIGGQWVYEGGAFRLLCEDVSAAPELTSRKTAMPSDAVPREVSMDIPQQEQVPK is encoded by the coding sequence GCCGTGTGCGTGGCTGTCGCGACAATCGTACACTCGTGCATCGATAATTGGGTACCGAATCTTCCCGAAGCGCCGATTGATCCCGTCAAGTGGGAGAACTATCCCGAACACGAGTTCGAATATGCGGGGCCCTACCTTCCACTTCCCGATGTCCCCATCCCGACAGACATTGGTAGCTTTGTGCTAATCAAAGGCGGCACATTCACGATGGGTGCGCCCCCCGAGTCAAAAAAAGTATGGAAAGGTGATGCTAGTTTGCGCCGGACGTTGGCGCAGCCACAACATGCGGAGACCATCGGGGACTTTCTAATTGGCAAATATCTTGTCACCGCGACCGAGTATTGTGAGTTTCTAAACGAACAAAGACGGGCTGGCCAAAGCACGGTGACATTTCTACAGTTTGGTGAGATATGTTCGATAGCTCGCTCTAACGGTGGAGACTATAAACCCAAACCTGGATATGAGTGGTCGGAGGTTGGCCCGGTGAGTTACGAAGGTGCGCAAGCATATTGCAGATGGGTTTCCGGCCGCGATGGCAGGACATACCGGCTGCCGACCGAGGTTGAATGGGAGTATGTAGCGCGGGGAAGTGAAGGCCGACTTTACCCGTGGGGTAATGAGAATCCTCTCGGCAGGGCGTTTCTGGCGGATGTGTACCGGAATTCTTGGGAGGAGGGCGCCCTTACTGCGACGTACGTTGGAAGATTTCCAAAAGGGGCAACGCCCGACGGCGTGCATGATATGATTTGCGAGCGCTGGGAAATGTGCCAGAACGCGTTCCACCCGTACACTACTGAAAGCATTACGGCCGACGCTGAACGTTGGGCGAAGTACGTGAGCGGAACCTGGCAACCCGCTTCGCACCAACACAGGCGATTTGGAGGGACCTCGGGTCCGGCCATGCGTGGCGGAGGGTATTTAGTTACCAGGGGACCGTATATCGTCGCGAACGCTTGGTCAAGGTCACCGGGTCCACCGATGATTGGCGGGCAGTGGGTTTACGAGGGAGGAGCCTTCCGCCTGTTATGCGAAGATGTGTCCGCGGCGCCAGAGTTGACGAGCAGAAAGACTGCGATGCCAAGCGACGCAGTACCGCGCGAAGTATCAATGGACATCCCGCAGCAGGAGCAAGTGCCGAAGTAG